A section of the Leptospira semungkisensis genome encodes:
- a CDS encoding acyl-CoA thioesterase has translation MSVEVFLDSKIQGMGLSTQHIVMSRDLNQHGFLFGGQMLAWIDEGCAMFVMEKIGYSNLVTVSMDDVVFKSPGLLGEIIQIFSKVEKVGKSSITLRCAAIAKSQKKKEVREIIDCKITYVCLDDSGKPFPYFTQFDTDEILKR, from the coding sequence ATGAGCGTAGAAGTATTCTTGGATTCCAAAATACAGGGAATGGGTCTGAGCACCCAACATATTGTGATGTCTCGGGATCTGAACCAGCACGGATTTTTATTCGGAGGACAGATGCTTGCCTGGATAGACGAGGGATGCGCTATGTTCGTCATGGAAAAGATCGGCTATTCGAATTTAGTGACTGTTAGTATGGACGATGTAGTATTCAAGAGCCCAGGTCTTCTTGGCGAGATCATACAGATTTTTTCTAAAGTAGAGAAGGTAGGAAAGAGTTCCATCACTCTGCGTTGTGCTGCAATTGCAAAGAGCCAAAAGAAAAAAGAAGTCAGAGAGATCATAGACTGTAAGATTACCTATGTTTGTCTGGATGATTCCGGTAAGCCTTTTCCGTACTTTACTCAGTTTGATACGGATGAGATCCTCAAAAGATAA
- a CDS encoding peptide chain release factor family protein, producing MASRFPVSIEKETALLSRLEGLGIKESDLEETFVRSGGKGGQNVNKVSTAVRLLHRPSGTEIKCSIHRTQGLNRYKARILLCEKFEEEARALSKIEDPEHAKARKAKADKARKAKRKARAKASSGLKREFVPENDWKEEYGEDWTDSEE from the coding sequence ATGGCCTCTCGCTTTCCGGTTTCTATAGAAAAAGAAACTGCTTTGCTCTCTAGGCTGGAAGGTCTTGGGATCAAAGAATCGGATCTAGAAGAGACTTTTGTTCGAAGCGGCGGAAAGGGAGGCCAGAACGTGAACAAGGTCTCTACTGCAGTTCGCCTTCTTCATAGACCAAGCGGAACAGAGATCAAATGTTCCATTCATCGCACCCAAGGACTGAATAGATACAAGGCTCGGATTTTACTCTGCGAAAAATTTGAAGAAGAAGCAAGAGCTCTTTCTAAAATAGAAGATCCGGAACACGCAAAAGCTAGAAAGGCAAAGGCGGATAAGGCCAGAAAGGCAAAAAGAAAAGCCAGGGCAAAAGCTTCCTCTGGTCTAAAAAGGGAATTCGTTCCAGAAAACGATTGGAAGGAAGAATACGGAGAAGATTGGACCGACTCCGAA